GCCATAACCTATCTTCTACAGTTGCAAATTGAAGTTGCCTTTTAAAGGGCGTTATAGGGCCTGGGCTGAGGGCTTGGCACCACGCTCGGTCTTTTGCTTGCTGTACCAGTGGCAGGATTGTTATCCTTGTTCCCGGCAGCACCTTGCCGCATACGCCCTTAAGTGACGTTCGGAGCGGATCCGCTTTCCTTAATGGCGCACCTTCTCTCGATCCGATGGTAGATCCTGTAGTTCAGCTTTGCGACGTGTGCTTCCTCTTTGCGCGATACATGGCCTCATCGGCCTCGCGCAGGAGTTGATCGACCGATTTCTCCACACTCGGGTCCCAGATCCCCACACCTGTACTCAACCCGATCTTCAACTCGTCCAGGCCCTCTTCGGCACACCAACGGGCGAAAGCCCGGCGCAGTCGAGTCGCCACACACTGAGCGCTTCCATTCATCTCGGGGAGTATGATCAAGAACTCATCGCCGCCATAGCGGAACAGGAGATCGGTCTCCCGGACGGTCCGGCAAATGAGTTGGGCCACCCCCTTCAGCACCTCATCCCCGCGGAGATGGCCGAACCGGTCGTTTATCAGTTTGAAATTGTCGATATCCATGATCAAAAGGGCGAACGGGTGTCCGTAGCGCTTAGCCCGCTCCCACTCCCGCTCCAGCATCTCAGCCAGATAGCGACGATTGTACAGGCCGGTGAGCGGATCGCGGATGGCCTGGGCTCGTAGCTCGTTCTCCAGCTCCACGCGCCGCAGGGCCTCCTCCACGTGGCCGACGAGGAGCTCGGCCATCCTCACGTCGTCTTCAGTGAACGCGTTTTCCCGTTTCGCGGCCGCTTGAAAGACCCCCCGCTCACCGATGGGGACGCTGATGAATGAACGGTACTCCTCAGCGGCCACGGCCTCAGGAAAGTCCGCTGGGTCCCCGAACAGGGTCCTTCCCTCCTGAATGGTCCGCCAGGCGATTCCGCCTTGATCTTTATGGATCCGTGGCGCCCCAGGAGGGGAAAGCCCCTCCAAATTAGCCCGGCTCACCAGCTCGTCCCCCTCCCGCACTGCGAGGTCACATTCGTCGAATCCCAGAATATTCCTCGCCGCCCTGATGGCGTTTCTCCATACCTCCTCTTCACTCGCGCAAGCCCCGAGCTCACGGGCAGCAAGGTGAAGCTCCTCCAGACGACCACGGAGTTCGCGCTGGGTCTGCTCCGACTGCCTAACGGCCTCCATTGCCTCCTGCGCTGCGAGGGCTACGGCCGCTTGGTTAACGAGTGCCCCGAACAAGCGGATGTCCCCGCGGGAAAAGCCGTTCGGTTCCGTGGAGACCGCGGCGAACACTCCAAGGATCTTTCGTTTCACCATCAGCGGGATGAGAAGCTTGGCCCCTTCCCCAAACAGGTCCTCATCCCCAAATGCGCTTGCTGAAAGATCGGGAAGGTAGAGCCACCTACCGGTCCTAATCACCTCTGCTACGGGACTTGCCCCGTGCGTAAGATCAACTGTACGCCCGATACTCTCCTGCGGAAGCCCATAGGCGGTTACCAGCCGAAGCTCCTTCGCCTCCTTATCCAGGAGGAAGACTGCACACACCTGCGCACCAAGGAGATGGTGGCCGATCTGAACCACCCGCTCACAGACCTCATCTTTGCTTTTGGAAAGAGCAAGCCCACGGGAGAGCCGGTACACGCCCCGTAGACGCGCCTCTGCTTTCTTACGCGCGGTCACGTCACGGTTGACCGACAAGGTCGCCGGCCTTCCCTGGTACTCGATCAGGGTCACCGCACACTCGGTCCAGTACTCGACTCCATCTTTGCGCCTCTTCCTCTCTTCGAAGTAGATGGTCTCCCCCCGCGCCAGCTTCTCGTTAGCCGTTTCATAGGTAATTGCAGGCTCCTCAGCCGCAAGGTCGCGCATGATGTTCATGCCGATGAGCTCCTCGCGGGTGTAGCCGGACTGCCGGGCAGCGGCGGGGTTGGCCTCGAGGATTGTGCCATCGAAGCGGGTGATGTACACCGCGTCGGCGAGCCGCTCGAAGAATAGCTGGAATCTCCTCTCGCTTTCCCGGAGCCTCCGTTCAGCCTCCACCCGGGCGGTGAGGTCCCGCCCCACCCCGACAAAGCACCTTCGGCCTTTCCCTTCATAAGAGGCAATGGCCCACTGAACGGGGAACCTCGTCCCGTCCTTCCGCAGTCCCTCCACCTCCAGAAGACGGTGTTCTGCACGGCCGTTGGCAAGATTCTTCTTAAACACCTCTTCATGGCGTTTCTTGTACTCTTCCGGCATGAGAAGCGTTACCGGCCTTCCTAAGACTTCCTCTTGCGAGTAGCCGAAGAGCTTGGCTGCCCCGGGGTTCCAGGAGCGGATCCTTCCTTCCGCGTCGATGGTCACCACGGCATCCGGGAGGGCACTAAGTAGATTCCGGAGCTCGGACTCCCTTTCGGCGAGCCGCTCCCGGTCCATGGCTGCCCGAACCGCTAGGGCGATCCCCTCCCGTACCCCTTCCAGGCGCTTGAAATCTGACTGCGAAAAAGCGTTTGGATCCTGCTTGTTGTCGAGGTTGAAATAGGCAATAATTTTTCCTTCGTAAGCGATGGGAAAGGTGAGAAACGCCGCCACCGGAAATTCAGCTAGCATCTCTGCAACTTCCTTGGGGAGGTACTCTCTGTTCAGTTCGTGCGGGTTGCGGACGATGGCGGGGGTGTCCTGATACAGGATCTTCTGGAGCATCTTGTCCTTCGGGATCCTTGCTTGGGAGAGCTTTGCCAGGTTCCATCCCACAGCGGCCCGGAACTTAAAAACGCCTTCCGCTTCGTCAAGCACAAGGAGGGTTCCAGTTTGGGCCTGCGGGACAAGGGAGATGGCATGTTCCAGCAAGAGCTTACCCAGGGCCCTGAGGTCACGGGTGCGGTTGAGTGCCTTCAGAAACTCAAGTGGTACATTCTCCATCTTCCCGAGCTTGCCACTCTCCTTTTCAATGATTGTAACAATTTAAGAGGTTGCATCCATCCCGTGGCTTGAGGGGAAAAGGCGAGAAAACCTCTCCCTAATCGCGCTGTTCCATTTTCAGATCGGTGAGAGCTTGTGCAATGGATTCACAGAG
The Candidatus Bipolaricaulota bacterium genome window above contains:
- a CDS encoding PAS domain S-box protein; protein product: MENVPLEFLKALNRTRDLRALGKLLLEHAISLVPQAQTGTLLVLDEAEGVFKFRAAVGWNLAKLSQARIPKDKMLQKILYQDTPAIVRNPHELNREYLPKEVAEMLAEFPVAAFLTFPIAYEGKIIAYFNLDNKQDPNAFSQSDFKRLEGVREGIALAVRAAMDRERLAERESELRNLLSALPDAVVTIDAEGRIRSWNPGAAKLFGYSQEEVLGRPVTLLMPEEYKKRHEEVFKKNLANGRAEHRLLEVEGLRKDGTRFPVQWAIASYEGKGRRCFVGVGRDLTARVEAERRLRESERRFQLFFERLADAVYITRFDGTILEANPAAARQSGYTREELIGMNIMRDLAAEEPAITYETANEKLARGETIYFEERKRRKDGVEYWTECAVTLIEYQGRPATLSVNRDVTARKKAEARLRGVYRLSRGLALSKSKDEVCERVVQIGHHLLGAQVCAVFLLDKEAKELRLVTAYGLPQESIGRTVDLTHGASPVAEVIRTGRWLYLPDLSASAFGDEDLFGEGAKLLIPLMVKRKILGVFAAVSTEPNGFSRGDIRLFGALVNQAAVALAAQEAMEAVRQSEQTQRELRGRLEELHLAARELGACASEEEVWRNAIRAARNILGFDECDLAVREGDELVSRANLEGLSPPGAPRIHKDQGGIAWRTIQEGRTLFGDPADFPEAVAAEEYRSFISVPIGERGVFQAAAKRENAFTEDDVRMAELLVGHVEEALRRVELENELRAQAIRDPLTGLYNRRYLAEMLEREWERAKRYGHPFALLIMDIDNFKLINDRFGHLRGDEVLKGVAQLICRTVRETDLLFRYGGDEFLIILPEMNGSAQCVATRLRRAFARWCAEEGLDELKIGLSTGVGIWDPSVEKSVDQLLREADEAMYRAKRKHTSQS